The Archocentrus centrarchus isolate MPI-CPG fArcCen1 chromosome 12, fArcCen1, whole genome shotgun sequence nucleotide sequence GGCTCTACAGCAGGGCTGGACAGAATCGCAGAAGGGCATCAACCCAGCAGCATGTGTCGTGGTCCCAGTGTTTTGAGTCTGTTTACTCACATTAAGTTGCTAAAATTCTGTAGTTCAACAGTTATGTAAAGTTAAACTATTTTCAATAAGAGACTTGAAAAcctaattatttaaataaatgaaacaaacacagtAGAGATTATTAGTTCAGAAgagctttaatttaatttgataaACAGCTGCTTTCTCATTAATTAAATGGTGGATCACACGTCTCTTATCCAAGCTGCTGTAAGAAAAGGCACCACATGTCCCAGTTTGAGAAAGAGGTGAGTCACTGGAGCAGGGGCAGCCCCTTTAATGAGGGCTCTCCAGAGAGAATGGTTGTGGTATCCTTGGCCTTGCTGGAGGTAAAGCTGTTGATCTTGCTCAGAGACGGCTGTCTTGTGGCAATAATGATTTCTGCACCCATGCTTTGGCTTTCCAAGAAACCCTAGCCCGTACCCGGTGCCTGTACCTCCCAGCAtcccagcagctgctgctcctgcccACTTAACGCCCTGCTTGGAGAGGCCTCGATTCTGAGAGGGCGGCTCTTTGTTACCGGCACCGCGACCCTTGAAGCTGCCTCCTCGCTTACTGTATGCATACTGTGCACCTGGACACAAAGCTGCAATAAGCAGCATCCAAACCCACAGTGAGAGAAGCTTCTGCTGACCCGCCATGAAAGGAGAGCTGCAAAAATACAAGAGATGAGGATGGGGGACCTGAACTTTAGAAATTTAATAAAGATGATGCTATTAAAATGATACTACACGCTGTGAATGATCCTTTAAGACATGCAGGGAGGACGTTTGTGAAAACATATTGGCAGTCAGTTCATCTGGCAATAAAGCTTTTGATTTCCTGCAGCTCAACAACAAAAGCCACATGCTCTCTAACCCTGACACAACAGACATCTAGAACGGTCCACATGTTCTGTAAACACTGGGATTAGCTCGGCATTATGTGGCACATTTGTTCTCCCTTTCATGAGGCATTTTTTTCTCCTAGCTCTGACAAACAGTGCTTGCCATATAAGTTATTACAAAACATATCAGTAATgtattgtcttatatttttaaaagagtAACTGCATGTACAttattggaaaaacattttggaAGGGGGCATTTTTTAAAAGGTTACATATATTAAacaaaatctgattaaaaatgtaaaattatgcATTGGTAGCAACTTATCCTgctataaaaaataattttttctttattttagttttagtttagtttagtttttttgttttttagggaAACAGAATTCATTTACCTTTCTTAAGAGTCACTGAAGTTCTGGAGCAGCTGTTCCTTTTCAAACCACAGCACTcagagtgcagcacagcagcctGGTGGTTTACATCTTCATTTCCATACCATCATCCAGCCAACAAAGTctgcccccccctccaaaaaaaaaaaaaaaaagcctgcttTGCTATTGGTTCTGCATCAATAATACAGAACAGGCTCAATGTTTTTGCTGATGGTGGACTTTCACATGCAGTGTGAGTTCTCTCTCATTACTCAGCAAATCAAAATGAGTGTAAACTAACACACATCATTTActaaaaatttcatttttttggtcAGCATTTTGGGTTGCAAATTCTTAtttaataaaactttatatGTTTATGCCTTCAGGATTCCTGTGGAAGAGGATTgggatcagtgaaaaaaaaaaattggggggTCATGACTTTTTTCAGaagtctgagaaaaaaaaaatcagaattctgagattaaaatcagaattctgacttttttccttcttctcatTTCCCCAttgagccacatttgtaaggaaaatcatttgtgggttgagcggCAGAGTTTAGTGTGTGGGCTGTGGCCATGacaaacttgccaaatcttctctgccaatgctaAACAGCgtattctgctactgactcttgtttggtgatGTTtcttggattggatgattgaagtctgaagaaacaagacatactggccatttaataatttattcatttaaaaaacgGGGACcccagtagcatgtggaagaaccatacacagcctcaacagcctggcacctcctcctcatgctgatcACCaacttggtcacacactgctctgggatggcatcccattcttcaaccaacATTTTgctcagccagtgtggttgtgttggtcactctggcatgaacggcacaatggggttgaggtcaggactgcaggcaggtcgctccatcctctccactcacaaattctggaggtagtcgcTGATAAACCGCGATCTGTGGAGGTGAGCATTGTCATGTTGGAGGATAGATTTctgtcccagactgtggagatatgggattttctactggttgcagaatctcatctcgatGTCTCTCCAATGATGACAATCCCACCTggggggtaccagaagctcaaaacaagagtcaatctcaaaataagctgtttggcattggcagagaagatttggcaagtttttcatgggtgcaacccaaaaatgcattttccttgcaAATGTGGCACCGTTTAAGGGGAAATATACAGGCTTTTCAGTGGTATAAGATTTATAGCCAAAAAGCATTGTTAcgacaaagaaataattgactaaacacaaatttcctcactttttgtgctatgtttttagatgtttttttcagtggctCTAATCCTCTTTCATGGGGTCAAGACAGTGAATTATTAATATGTGTTTATCAGTACATTGTTCTTTTTTAGAATTCATTTATTAGGGTTTGATAAATTCCATTGTCAGACTATTGAATAAAACTGAGTGCGGGTGATTAAAAAACAACCCATTTTTGTATGAAACAAAGAATAAACCtgaaatggaaagaaataaGAGAACTCAGAGGATGTAGAACAAGAGAGATGCTTGTTTAAATAGACGAGTCTCTTCCAAAGGAATAATCCTTCTGGGGAGAATGACCATGATGTCCTGGTTTGAATCAGGAATTTAAAGGATCCCCTTGAGGTTACATCTTGCACAACCGGAATATTGTTTGGCTGAACTTCTACAGTGGCTTGAAATAGTGAAACATCCATGTAGACAGCTGCAGGCAGGAATTACTTGTTTACTTGAGTTTGTTGTTTTCAGAGCTTTACAAGTACACAATGCCAAATTGAATGCAACAAATTTGACAtgatcacctttttttttccaacataaAAAGAAGGGATTTAGCAGGATTATGAGTACGTGAgagcaaatatttatttcaactAGATTATGGTAAGCACAACAATGCCTGGGCTTCATGTTTGCACACTTTACAGTTTAATACAGTAACAAAGATTTCtcatttgcacatgtttcaaagtggcacaaaaaaaaaaatacaataaaacccATTGTTTGTGCTTGAGGTGGTTTGCATTACATGCACTTTAATGTCAGGCAAACACTCATGCTCATCTGGCTCATTTGTCGTTTCTTTCATGtgcaaaaatcaaaatatcATGCAAAGAAACATTTCTTCTTCAGGTGATTTGGTGAATGCTGTACATTTCTTTACATGGAACAGCTTGACTGTAAAAACCATAGTGTCCACCAGTTTGCATTAAAAAAGTGTCGTCCAGTTTTGCTTTTTcacaataaatgaaattattcaGGCCCAGAAGCTTGTAGCGGGACGCTCTATGCGGCATTACTGGTCCAGTTTTCTCTACAGAAACTAGATGACATTCTCAAAGAGCTGCATGGAAGCCATAATATTTTCATCCTGTTATGAAAAGAATAGAGatatggggggtggggggtgggggattGCATGAACTTGGTCAATTAACATGTGGCAACATTTTTTGATTTGGTTAAGGATTTACCTTTTGGCAAGTTTCTATGAATTCCTCTATTGTCACCACTCCATCCTTGTTACGGTCCATTTTCTGATCCatattaaaacaacaaagtggATGACATGAgataaaataacaaatactTCCTTGGCTTGtttatttcaatttatttattgttcatTTCTTTCATTAGTAACCAACAGAGAATAGGCATACCCTGTAGGACAATGAAAACACTATTGTAACCTGCTGTGGGAACACACAAAATGTGGCACTTGCTCACTACAATATATGAATGTACTAATgtacactcaccagacactttattagatacacctgtttaactgcacataaacacacatctCTAATCAGCCGGTcagatggcagcaactcagtgtattcatgtgactttgaatgtggcgtggttgttggtgccagacgggctggtctgagtatttcagaaactgctgatctactgggattttcccacacagccatctctagggtttacagagaatggccagaaaaagagaaaatatccagtgagcagcagttctctgggagaaaatgccttgttgatgtcagaggagaatggttagactgcttcaagctgatacaaaggaaacagtaactcaaaacactcattacaaccaaagcgtgcagaagagcatctctgaatagaCTGTTGTTTGTCTCAATTTTTTCTGGAAGGTCAGAAGTTGATGTAAAcatcatgaaagcatggatccttcctgccttgtgtcaacagttcaggctgctggtggtgtaatgttgTGGGGGGATATTTACTTGGCACACATTGGGCCTCTTAGTGGCAATTCAGCACGATGTAAACACTTACCTACTATTATAGCTGaccatgcccatccctttaGGACCACAGTAAACTCatattctgatggctgcttccagcatgccatgtcacaaagatcaaatcatcttaaactggtttcttgaacatgacagtgagttcactgtcaccagatctcactccattagagcacctttgggatgtggtggaacaggaaattCATCAATTTCTGATTAATGTTACCagtaccttgttgaatctatgccacgaaAAATTAAAGGCAATTGAAGGCAAAAAGGTCCAACCCGGAACTAGGAAGGTGTAACTAAAAAGCTGGCCGGTGAGTGTGATTTTGTAGATTGAGCATACCTGGAAGAATTTCTCCACATGTTCACAGGGGGAATCGTCTCGTACGCTGGGTAAAGTATACCTGCCCATCATGTCATAAATGGAGGTCATGATAGCCAGCAtttcctgcaggaaaaaaagatgCCAGTCAGAAACACCAGACATGTATAGAAATCATAAATGTGCAGCAGATCTGCAACTTTTTTTCTCATGAAAATTTTTTATTGTACCTCTTTTGTAATGTAGCCGTCCTTGTTGATATCATATAGATTAAATGCCCAACGGAGTTTCTCTGTAACAGAGCCTCTAAGTAACACAGACAGTCCTAGAACAAAGTCCTGTAAATGCAattcattgtttatttattttagctttacAATTAAAATCTTTAAACTTGCAGCCCCCGGTGTACTCACCTCAAACCGGATAGAGCCATTTCTGTCCATGTCAAAAGCATTAAACAAGAAATGTGCATATGTGGTTGCATCTGCgagaaaataatggaaaaacAAGAAATTCACACTGTTGATTCAATGCATGTGTAAAACTGAACAATTAACTCTTATCAACTTGTTTGTAAAATCTACCTAATGTTGCTTAATGTGACAGCATCTAACAAATAGAAACAGCACATTTAATATATCAAGTCACTCTTCCATATTcttattatagtttttattatcAAGTAAAATAGCATACCTCCTTGAGGGAAGAACTGTGAGTAAATACTCTTGAATGTTTCTTCATCCACTAGCCCACTGGGACACTCCTATtgcaaagtaaacaaaaacaatagaaaaattAGTCAATGagagaaaaatcattttttattctgCTAATGAACAGCCAACCTTCAGTCATTAACATTTGTGAATTACAGACTCTTTGCAACATTTAAGTCGAGACACTAAAATTGAATATGGGCTAGAAAAAATACCTGaaatacagtgatgtgaaaaataaagttttcataggactttatgcagtcctgtgacaAGCTAAGTATGCCCCATGATTCACAAGAAACTGTTTTCTGTATAATTATCAGTGTCTCGCATTGGTTgttgaggaattttggcccactcttctacAGTGTTGCTTAAGTTCACTGAGTTTTCCAGGTGTTCATTTATGTACAGCTCTGTTAATGTCTAGCTACAGCATTTCAATTAGGTTGAAACAAGACTAAATACACTTGCAACACATGAAGCAAACATAACCAAGAACCAATAGAATATTATAACAAGGATTGAAagtccaaaacaccccaaaataCTGGACAACTGACCCACGACCATGAcagtagagtctgagatgtagctcagggatgggtttttttttgttgtttctgtgaGCATCACAAGTTTATTCACTCCTAGAAAGACTTGGACCTATCTTGAATCCTTCCCACTTGTGAATAATAGCTCTCATTGTTAAATGATGGACTTAAAATTGTTTGGAATTAGTCTTATAGCCCTTCCAGGAATGATGGGCAACAGCACGGTCCTTACTTCTCTAAGTCTTTCCTCATTGGTCATTGTGTTCAGACAAACCTGCTCCAGACCAGAAAATTGCCcaaatgtctgttttttctcaaattttatgtttaaatgcACAAATGATCACCCAGCATAATCATTATGAATATCTGAATGTGCACGAATGTACATACTTAAAATCAGACAATGTCATCAGGTACCGGAAAAACTCCGGTATTAGTTCCATGttttttctgaataaaatcctgTATAAATTGAGCTATGAAtgatatatgaaaaaaaaaaacccttccgAAAATAGACAGGAATTAAATTGGAAGGCTTGATTGATTGCATACAAGTGCTTATACGTATATTATGTAGTGCTTATTTAATCATCCAGAATTTTGGTGCTATGATTAGTGatgtaaaatatgaaataagcagactcagaattttctttttttttttggatgaaagGAAACTCAAAGTGTTATTTCATGGGTTTCTAGAGGCTTTAGAAACTTTCAAGCTCATGTGCAGAGTCCAGACAGTAGACTAAGGGCTGTTGGGTCACATGCAATACTTCCATCCTCCAGGCTTTAATGAAAaactcaagtttttttttttttttttttttacactcaaCAATAAACTacacagaaatgcaacaaaaatattaatttcatctggaaaaaaaaacaaacatgtggaAACTTGTGAAATCTGGAAAACTAATAAGCTGCTAAAACAACACAGATGGAACTTTGATGATGGCTCTGCTCATTTAGTGTttcacaaaatgacaaaacaaagtGGAATATAGCGCACGATATCAACTAATACTCCTGTACCTATCCTCCTATGACAAGTCAGAACATCTGCTGCAAAAGCATGTCCGTTTGGGTACTTAAAATTGTCTTGTTGACGTCATCATTAAAGATTTGTTTGCACACTCTTTATATATCGTTAATGcctcttaaaacatttttaggCTTTATTTTTCTAAAGTTTAAAGCCTTCTTTGTTTACATCAGCTTGTGGTCTTCTACTTCCCCTCTTTAATGGAGCTTTGCTTCCTATTACAACCACTTACTGTCGATATCTATTACCCACTTCTGCAGTGGGCAAAAATATGTGTTAAGTCACTCCCAAGTTTATGCATGCCTGTGCATATGTTGGTTGACCAATGTGATTTGAACAATACGCGCATCGGCTCATCAAATAGGGGGGTGGGAAAAGGGGCAAAAGTGCTGAAGCTGCCGTTTATCAGGGCAGGTCCAAA carries:
- the LOC115789059 gene encoding calsenilin-like isoform X1, producing MQRTVSFGLQADEKAVDGGLLPDANGKEPNPGGQTEGSKWQRPRLSRKSLMKCCLVKWIIASTTQQGPDDSSDSDLELSMVRHQPEGLEQLQAQTQFTRKELQSLYRGFKNECPSGLVDEETFKSIYSQFFPQGDATTYAHFLFNAFDMDRNGSIRFEDFVLGLSVLLRGSVTEKLRWAFNLYDINKDGYITKEEMLAIMTSIYDMMGRYTLPSVRDDSPCEHVEKFFQKMDRNKDGVVTIEEFIETCQKDENIMASMQLFENVI
- the LOC115789059 gene encoding calsenilin-like isoform X2; this translates as MQRTVSFGLQADEKAVDGGLLPDANGKEPNPGGQTEGSKWQRPRLSRKSLMKCCLVKWIIASTTQQGPDSSDSDLELSMVRHQPEGLEQLQAQTQFTRKELQSLYRGFKNECPSGLVDEETFKSIYSQFFPQGDATTYAHFLFNAFDMDRNGSIRFEDFVLGLSVLLRGSVTEKLRWAFNLYDINKDGYITKEEMLAIMTSIYDMMGRYTLPSVRDDSPCEHVEKFFQKMDRNKDGVVTIEEFIETCQKDENIMASMQLFENVI